A stretch of the Massilia varians genome encodes the following:
- the aroQ gene encoding type II 3-dehydroquinate dehydratase, protein MAKKLLLLNGPNLNLLGTREPAVYGATTLADIEQAAKAQAASAGASLDCFQSNHEGALIDRIHAARSEGVDAIVINPGGLTHTSVALRDALAAVAIPFVEVHISNVHAREPFRHHSYLSAIAQGVICGLGPDGYRFAIDFALKSR, encoded by the coding sequence ATGGCGAAAAAGCTACTGCTGCTTAATGGCCCCAACCTCAATTTATTGGGGACCCGGGAGCCGGCGGTGTACGGCGCGACGACGCTGGCCGACATCGAGCAGGCAGCCAAGGCACAGGCGGCAAGCGCGGGCGCAAGCCTCGATTGCTTCCAGAGCAACCATGAAGGAGCCCTGATCGACCGCATCCATGCCGCGCGCAGCGAGGGCGTGGATGCGATCGTCATCAATCCGGGCGGCCTGACCCATACCAGCGTGGCGCTGCGCGATGCGCTTGCCGCGGTGGCAATCCCGTTCGTGGAGGTACACATTTCGAATGTCCATGCCCGCGAGCCCTTCCGGCACCACTCGTACTTGTCTGCAATTGCGCAAGGCGTAATCTGCGGCTTGGGTCCGGACGGATACCGGTTTGCCATCGACTTCGCGCTTAAATCGCGTTAA
- a CDS encoding TlpA family protein disulfide reductase, with amino-acid sequence MNKKHVAVYAAVAAMFGIMGALVAINKKDPPPLTTAIAPTGGKPHTAVDKLFAQSLDDLQGKPQPLAKWRGKPLVVNFWATWCAPCVQEMPELSELAGSDAGKTFNVIGIGIDSPSNMQEFAAKLKIAYPLYVAGMGGTELSREFGNTAGGLPYTVLIGADGQVRKTYLGKLKFDELRADLANL; translated from the coding sequence ATGAATAAGAAACACGTGGCCGTGTATGCGGCCGTTGCCGCGATGTTCGGCATCATGGGCGCCCTGGTGGCGATCAACAAGAAAGACCCTCCTCCCCTTACCACCGCCATCGCGCCGACCGGCGGCAAGCCGCATACCGCCGTCGACAAGCTGTTCGCGCAGTCGCTCGACGACCTGCAGGGCAAGCCGCAGCCGCTGGCCAAGTGGCGCGGCAAGCCGCTGGTGGTGAATTTCTGGGCAACCTGGTGCGCACCCTGCGTGCAGGAAATGCCGGAGCTGTCGGAACTGGCAGGCAGCGACGCCGGCAAGACCTTCAACGTGATCGGCATCGGCATCGATTCGCCGTCGAACATGCAGGAATTCGCGGCCAAGCTCAAGATCGCCTATCCGCTGTATGTGGCGGGAATGGGCGGCACCGAATTGTCGCGCGAGTTCGGCAACACTGCCGGAGGCCTGCCGTATACAGTATTGATCGGCGCGGACGGGCAGGTGCGCAAGACTTACCTGGGCAAGCTGAAGTTTGACGAATTGCGCGCGGATTTGGCGAACTTGTAG
- the accC gene encoding acetyl-CoA carboxylase biotin carboxylase subunit: MFEKILIANRGEIALRIQRACRELGIKTVVVHSEADKDAKYVKLADESVCIGPAQSALSYLNMPAIISAAEVTDAEAIHPGYGFLSENADFAERVEKSGFVFIGPRSDSIRLMGDKVSAKQAMIKAGVPCVPGSDGALPDDPKEIIQTARRIGYPVIIKAAGGGGGRGMRVVHTEAALLGAVQMTKTEAGTAFGNPEVYMEKFLENPRHVEIQVLADEHKNAVWLGERDCSMQRRHQKVIEEAPAPGIPRKLIEKIGDRCAEACRKIGYRGAGTFEFLYENGEFYFIEMNTRVQVEHPVTEMITGIDIVQEQIRIACGEKLRFRQRDIMLSGHAIECRINAEDPFKFTPSPGRITGWHPPGGPGIRVDSHSYAGYYVPPHYDSMIGKVISYGATREQAIRRMQIALSEMVVEGILTNIPLHRELMVDARFIEGGTNIHYLEHKLATKPDLPKETGLGAKSETKV; encoded by the coding sequence ATGTTTGAAAAAATCCTCATCGCCAACCGTGGTGAAATCGCGCTGCGTATCCAGCGCGCCTGCCGCGAGCTGGGCATCAAGACGGTCGTCGTTCACTCCGAGGCGGACAAGGACGCCAAGTACGTGAAGCTGGCGGACGAATCCGTCTGCATCGGCCCGGCCCAGTCGGCGCTCAGCTACCTGAACATGCCGGCGATTATCAGCGCCGCCGAAGTGACGGACGCCGAGGCGATCCACCCGGGCTACGGCTTCCTGTCGGAGAACGCCGACTTCGCCGAGCGCGTCGAGAAATCCGGCTTCGTCTTCATCGGCCCGCGTTCGGACTCGATCCGCCTGATGGGCGACAAGGTCTCGGCCAAGCAGGCGATGATCAAGGCCGGCGTGCCCTGCGTGCCGGGTTCGGACGGCGCCCTCCCGGACGACCCGAAAGAAATCATCCAGACCGCACGCCGCATCGGCTACCCGGTCATCATCAAGGCCGCCGGCGGCGGCGGCGGCCGCGGCATGCGCGTGGTGCATACCGAAGCCGCGCTGCTGGGCGCCGTGCAGATGACCAAGACCGAAGCCGGCACCGCCTTCGGCAATCCGGAAGTCTATATGGAGAAGTTCCTGGAAAATCCGCGCCACGTGGAGATCCAGGTGCTGGCCGACGAGCACAAGAACGCCGTCTGGCTGGGCGAACGCGACTGCTCGATGCAGCGCCGCCACCAGAAGGTCATCGAGGAAGCGCCGGCGCCGGGCATCCCGCGCAAGCTGATCGAGAAGATTGGCGACCGCTGCGCCGAAGCCTGCCGCAAGATCGGCTACCGGGGCGCCGGCACCTTCGAATTCCTGTACGAGAATGGCGAGTTCTACTTCATCGAGATGAACACCCGCGTGCAGGTGGAACACCCGGTCACCGAAATGATCACCGGGATCGACATCGTGCAGGAACAGATCCGCATCGCCTGCGGCGAGAAGCTGCGCTTCCGCCAGCGCGACATCATGCTGTCGGGCCACGCGATCGAGTGCCGCATCAACGCCGAAGACCCGTTCAAGTTCACCCCGTCGCCGGGCCGCATCACCGGCTGGCACCCGCCGGGCGGTCCCGGCATCCGTGTCGATTCGCACTCGTATGCAGGATATTATGTTCCACCTCATTACGACTCGATGATCGGCAAGGTAATTTCCTACGGTGCGACGCGCGAGCAGGCAATTCGCCGCATGCAAATCGCGCTCTCGGAAATGGTGGTTGAAGGTATTCTCACCAATATCCCGCTGCACCGTGAGCTGATGGTCGACGCCCGCTTCATCGAGGGCGGCACCAACATTCACTACCTGGAGCACAAGCTGGCTACCAAGCCAGACCTGCCGAAGGAAACGGGACTCGGCGCCA
- the accB gene encoding acetyl-CoA carboxylase biotin carboxyl carrier protein: MDLRKLKTLIDLVAESDIAELEVTEGESKVRIVKSSANPQGQMMMMPQQAVQHYAAPAVQAAPAPAAAPVAAPAAAEQTGHVVKSPMVGTFYRSSAPGAPAFVEVGQSIKQGDTLCIIEAMKLLNEIDADVAGTVTKILVENGQPVEFGQPLFVIG; this comes from the coding sequence ATGGATCTCAGAAAACTCAAGACCTTGATCGACCTGGTCGCCGAATCGGACATCGCTGAACTCGAAGTGACCGAAGGCGAAAGCAAGGTCCGCATCGTCAAGTCGTCCGCAAACCCGCAAGGCCAGATGATGATGATGCCGCAGCAGGCCGTGCAGCACTACGCCGCGCCGGCCGTGCAGGCCGCCCCGGCACCAGCCGCAGCGCCGGTAGCCGCCCCTGCCGCCGCCGAGCAGACCGGCCACGTGGTCAAGTCGCCGATGGTCGGCACCTTCTACCGCAGCTCGGCGCCGGGCGCCCCGGCCTTCGTCGAAGTCGGCCAGAGCATCAAGCAGGGCGATACCCTGTGCATCATCGAAGCGATGAAGCTCCTGAACGAGATCGATGCCGACGTCGCCGGCACGGTCACCAAGATTCTCGTGGAAAACGGCCAGCCGGTCGAATTCGGCCAGCCGTTGTTCGTGATCGGCTAA
- the mpl gene encoding UDP-N-acetylmuramate:L-alanyl-gamma-D-glutamyl-meso-diaminopimelate ligase, whose protein sequence is MHIHILGICGTFMGGLAVLAKEAGHRVTGCDANVYPPMSTQLEAQGIELIQGYGPEQVSLNPDLYVIGNVMTRGNPLIEEILNRGLPYVSGPQWIGEHILREKWVLAVAGTHGKTTTTSMLAWILEDAGYAPGFLIGGVPMNFGISARLHGDKPSDFFVIEADEYDTAFFDKRSKFVHYHAKTAVLNNLEYDHADIFPDIGAIETQFHHLVRTVPGVGRLVVNGDEASLARVIKRGCWSEKESFGLSEGANWSLVEHQGGSFDVLFNGDVQGTVHWDLTGHHNRSNALAAIAAARHVGVPTSQAIASLARFQSVKRRMEVRGVVNNVTVYDDFAHHPTAIATTVGGLRQKIGTGGRILAVLEPRSNTMKLGAMKDALPGSLKDADLVFGFGSQQALGWSLADALKPLGGIAHSFDQLDYMVQAIVQAAQPGDHILVMSNGGFGGVHQKLLDALAP, encoded by the coding sequence ATGCACATTCACATTCTCGGTATTTGCGGCACCTTCATGGGCGGTTTGGCGGTCCTGGCCAAGGAAGCCGGCCATCGCGTCACCGGATGCGACGCCAACGTCTATCCGCCGATGAGCACCCAGCTCGAAGCCCAGGGCATCGAGTTGATCCAGGGCTATGGTCCGGAACAGGTGTCGCTGAATCCCGACCTGTATGTGATCGGCAATGTCATGACGCGCGGGAACCCGCTGATCGAGGAGATCCTGAACCGCGGCCTGCCTTACGTCTCCGGCCCGCAATGGATCGGCGAGCACATCCTGCGCGAAAAATGGGTGCTGGCCGTCGCCGGCACCCACGGCAAGACCACGACCACCTCGATGCTGGCCTGGATCCTGGAAGACGCCGGCTATGCGCCGGGCTTCCTGATCGGCGGCGTGCCGATGAACTTCGGCATCTCGGCGCGCCTGCACGGCGACAAGCCGAGCGACTTCTTCGTGATCGAGGCCGACGAATACGACACCGCCTTTTTCGACAAGCGCAGTAAATTTGTGCACTACCACGCCAAGACGGCGGTGCTGAACAACCTGGAATACGACCACGCCGACATCTTCCCGGACATCGGCGCCATCGAAACCCAGTTCCACCATTTGGTGCGCACCGTGCCGGGCGTGGGCCGCCTGGTCGTCAATGGCGACGAAGCCTCGCTGGCGCGCGTGATCAAGCGCGGCTGCTGGAGCGAGAAGGAAAGCTTCGGCCTGTCCGAAGGCGCGAACTGGAGCCTGGTCGAGCACCAGGGCGGCAGCTTCGACGTGCTGTTCAATGGCGACGTCCAGGGCACCGTGCACTGGGACCTGACCGGCCACCACAACCGCTCGAACGCGCTGGCCGCGATCGCCGCCGCGCGCCACGTCGGCGTGCCGACCTCGCAGGCGATCGCTTCCCTGGCGCGCTTCCAGAGCGTCAAGCGGCGCATGGAAGTGCGCGGCGTCGTCAATAACGTGACCGTGTACGACGACTTCGCCCACCATCCGACCGCGATCGCCACCACCGTGGGCGGCCTGCGCCAGAAGATCGGGACCGGCGGGCGCATCCTGGCCGTGCTCGAGCCGCGCTCGAACACCATGAAGCTGGGCGCCATGAAGGATGCGCTGCCGGGCAGCCTGAAGGACGCCGACCTGGTGTTCGGCTTCGGCAGCCAGCAGGCGCTGGGCTGGTCGCTGGCCGACGCGTTGAAGCCGCTGGGAGGCATCGCCCACAGCTTCGACCAGCTCGACTACATGGTGCAGGCGATCGTGCAGGCGGCCCAGCCGGGCGACCACATCCTGGTGATGAGCAACGGCGGCTTCGGCGGCGTGCACCAGAAACTGCTGGACGCGCTGGCTCCATGA